From a single Clostridia bacterium genomic region:
- a CDS encoding FAD-dependent oxidoreductase, with the protein MGKKDKKIAILGGGYGGVHAARLLGKAAAKRKDISVLLVDKKPYHTLMTELHEVAGNRVEAESVQIDLREILSASGVQVVTEEIKGIDFKGQKLQADSDSYEYDYLIIDTGAEPAFFGIPGVKENGFSLWSFEDAIKVREHIKDMFDKARAEKDHNKRKSMLTFIVAGAGFTGIETMGELVEWKRQLCRDYEIDRKEVSLIVVEAMGSILPILSEGLIKKSERFLQKHGVEIMTAAAITAVNKESIVLKDGREIPTRTLIWTCGIQGSDFAAKTELTHGSRGRIQVDEYMQSVEYHNVFAVGDNAFYEEPDAEGKKKPIPQIVEAALQTAETAAHNIIASIDKSDKKAFKSNYHGIMVSIGSRYAVANIGKTSLSGFSAMALKHLVNFHYQYGVGGFARIWTYFMHEFMHVKENRSILGGHLSAKTPTFWLAILRIYLGVIWIGEGVKKIKEGWLDPSKNFIVTLPKPGDVPLQSTDAVTSATQVTQYYPEPILKQPPLIYQWFTKTFIEPNAYLFQASVVLLEVAIGLALIAGLFTVLASLGSIFLCFNFILSALAGTEILWHIFVAVAMFGGAGRAFGLDYYVMPWLRHRWRRTAFARKTHLYVR; encoded by the coding sequence ATGGGAAAAAAAGACAAGAAAATAGCAATACTGGGAGGCGGATATGGAGGTGTGCATGCTGCAAGGCTTTTAGGCAAAGCAGCTGCAAAAAGAAAAGACATTAGTGTGCTGTTGGTGGATAAAAAGCCTTATCATACCTTGATGACAGAGCTGCATGAAGTGGCAGGAAACAGAGTGGAGGCTGAGTCTGTACAGATAGACCTGAGGGAGATATTAAGCGCATCAGGAGTTCAGGTAGTTACAGAAGAAATAAAAGGTATAGATTTTAAAGGGCAGAAGCTGCAGGCTGATTCAGACAGCTACGAATACGACTACCTGATAATAGACACAGGAGCAGAGCCTGCTTTTTTCGGTATACCCGGCGTAAAGGAGAATGGCTTCTCTCTATGGTCCTTTGAGGATGCTATAAAGGTAAGGGAACATATAAAGGATATGTTTGACAAGGCCAGAGCAGAAAAAGACCACAACAAAAGGAAGTCTATGCTTACTTTTATTGTGGCAGGTGCAGGCTTCACAGGGATAGAGACCATGGGTGAGCTGGTTGAGTGGAAAAGACAGCTGTGCAGAGATTATGAGATTGACAGGAAGGAAGTGAGCTTGATAGTTGTAGAAGCTATGGGCAGCATACTTCCGATACTCAGTGAGGGACTTATAAAGAAGTCAGAGAGATTTCTTCAGAAGCATGGCGTTGAGATTATGACAGCAGCGGCTATCACTGCAGTAAATAAAGAGTCCATAGTATTGAAAGATGGCAGGGAAATACCCACAAGAACCTTGATTTGGACCTGCGGCATACAGGGGAGCGATTTTGCAGCTAAGACAGAGCTGACCCATGGAAGCAGGGGCAGGATACAGGTTGATGAATATATGCAGTCGGTAGAATATCATAATGTTTTTGCAGTAGGTGACAATGCATTCTATGAGGAGCCGGATGCAGAAGGCAAGAAGAAGCCCATACCCCAGATTGTTGAGGCTGCACTGCAAACTGCAGAGACAGCAGCACATAATATAATTGCATCGATAGACAAGAGTGATAAAAAGGCCTTTAAATCCAATTACCATGGAATTATGGTGTCCATAGGCAGCCGCTACGCAGTAGCCAATATTGGAAAAACATCCTTATCGGGCTTTTCTGCCATGGCGCTGAAGCACCTGGTAAACTTTCACTATCAATATGGAGTGGGAGGCTTTGCCAGGATATGGACCTACTTTATGCATGAGTTTATGCATGTTAAGGAGAACAGGTCTATATTAGGCGGACATTTGTCTGCAAAGACACCTACCTTCTGGCTGGCTATACTCAGAATATACCTTGGCGTAATATGGATTGGCGAAGGTGTGAAAAAGATAAAGGAAGGCTGGCTAGACCCGAGTAAAAACTTCATTGTGACATTGCCCAAGCCTGGAGATGTGCCGCTGCAATCCACTGACGCCGTAACTAGTGCAACTCAGGTAACACAGTATTACCCGGAGCCTATACTGAAACAGCCGCCGCTGATATATCAATGGTTTACAAAAACCTTTATTGAGCCTAATGCCTATTTGTTTCAGGCTTCAGTGGTGCTGCTGGAGGTGGCTATAGGACTTGCGCTAATTGCAGGTTTGTTCACTGTACTTGCTTCCTTGGGCTCGATATTTCTTTGCTTTAATTTTATTCTGTCTGCTTTGGCAGGGACTGAAATTCTATGGCATATATTTGTAGCTGTTGCCATGTTTGGAGGAGCAGGCAGGGCGTTCGGTTTGGATTATTATGTGATGCCATGGCTCAGGCACCGGTGGAGAAGAACAGCTTTTGCACGCAAGACCCATTTATATGTAAGGTAG
- a CDS encoding aldehyde ferredoxin oxidoreductase C-terminal domain-containing protein, whose amino-acid sequence MIYEKYIRVLYIDLKNKKIRIEQREDLCEYLGGAGVASKLLEENIKSDLSPLDEEQPIILAIGAASSIYPVVTKTVAMFYSPLTGELGESYAGGRLALTMLLAGYDAIVIQGKADKPTYITLNRNNIEFKDARALWGMTSDEAGRVIREREPGGGKRSILRIGPAGENMVSFASVCVDTYRHFGRLGLGAVFGSKNLKAVSIIGDRSIPIKNFKEYFKVYQEIYNKVTDTEIMSKYHDAGTPVNVEPLNEMGGLPTKNLTQNRFEHVEDISGDAFVKNNLVRKMACTGCPVGCIHIGQFRREFDKGHDYESVSVGYDYELIFALGSFLGIKSTDEILQLIEVVEQQGLDAMSTGVVLGWATEAYMGKLVADSDTIVPLEFGNAQNYIKAIEYLANKENDFYEALSKGCYEASQKYGGQDYAMTFAKNEMPGYHTGYGALVGAVVGARHSHLCNAGYSIDQTIGAIDKEKIVDGLFDEEKERCMLNSLTICLFARKVYDRKTILSALNAIGYEFKDEDLTAIADRVYKTKLRIKDMLGFDLMKVRLPKRLFETPSLWGKLDEGIAYELIDMYDKKLKEFTNK is encoded by the coding sequence ATGATATATGAGAAATATATAAGAGTGTTATATATTGATCTGAAAAATAAAAAAATTAGAATAGAGCAGAGAGAAGACCTGTGCGAATACTTGGGTGGAGCAGGTGTGGCGTCAAAGCTTCTAGAAGAGAATATAAAGTCTGACCTGAGCCCTCTTGATGAAGAACAGCCGATAATTCTTGCCATTGGTGCCGCCTCCTCCATTTATCCGGTAGTGACAAAGACTGTAGCAATGTTTTACTCGCCATTGACAGGGGAGCTCGGAGAGTCCTATGCAGGGGGGCGCCTTGCACTTACAATGCTGCTGGCAGGCTACGATGCAATTGTTATACAAGGGAAAGCGGATAAACCCACCTATATAACGTTAAATAGAAATAACATTGAATTCAAGGATGCAAGGGCTTTGTGGGGAATGACCTCTGATGAAGCAGGCAGAGTTATAAGGGAAAGGGAGCCCGGAGGCGGCAAGAGGAGCATTCTGAGAATCGGCCCTGCCGGAGAGAATATGGTGAGCTTCGCCAGCGTATGCGTGGACACCTATAGGCATTTTGGAAGGCTCGGACTGGGTGCAGTATTCGGAAGTAAAAACCTTAAGGCTGTATCTATTATAGGGGACAGGAGCATACCTATTAAGAACTTCAAGGAATACTTCAAGGTTTATCAGGAAATCTACAACAAGGTGACGGATACCGAAATAATGTCCAAGTATCATGATGCCGGGACTCCCGTAAATGTTGAGCCCTTGAACGAAATGGGCGGGCTGCCGACAAAGAATCTTACACAGAACAGATTTGAACATGTTGAGGATATATCCGGGGATGCTTTTGTAAAGAACAATCTGGTCAGGAAAATGGCCTGCACTGGCTGCCCTGTTGGGTGCATACACATAGGCCAGTTCAGAAGGGAATTTGATAAGGGTCATGATTACGAGTCAGTAAGCGTTGGTTATGATTATGAGCTTATATTCGCTTTAGGCAGTTTCCTGGGTATAAAGTCCACTGATGAAATACTGCAGCTTATAGAAGTGGTGGAGCAGCAGGGACTGGATGCCATGTCCACAGGGGTTGTACTTGGCTGGGCAACCGAAGCATATATGGGAAAACTGGTTGCTGACAGTGATACTATAGTACCGCTTGAATTTGGGAACGCTCAGAATTATATAAAGGCCATTGAATATCTTGCAAATAAGGAAAACGACTTCTATGAAGCTTTATCCAAGGGATGTTACGAAGCATCTCAGAAATATGGCGGGCAGGACTATGCAATGACCTTTGCAAAAAATGAAATGCCGGGCTATCATACAGGCTACGGTGCATTAGTGGGAGCGGTCGTAGGCGCAAGACACTCGCACCTATGCAATGCAGGCTATTCGATAGACCAGACCATAGGGGCAATAGATAAGGAAAAGATAGTTGATGGGCTTTTCGATGAAGAAAAAGAGAGGTGCATGTTGAACTCTCTGACCATCTGCCTTTTTGCAAGGAAGGTCTATGATAGAAAAACAATACTCTCGGCTTTAAATGCAATTGGGTATGAGTTTAAAGACGAGGATCTGACTGCCATAGCTGACAGGGTTTACAAAACAAAGCTCCGTATAAAAGATATGCTTGGCTTCGACCTGATGAAGGTAAGGCTTCCGAAACGACTCTTCGAGACGCCAAGCTTGTGGGGCAAGCTGGACGAAGGAATCGCGTACGAGTTAATTGATATGTACGACAAGAAGTTAAAGGAATTCACCAATAAATAG
- a CDS encoding DegV family protein — MDTVLLIDSCTDLPRSYVEKNEIPVVNLVCNFKGQEYKDDFGKTLSYKEFYAAVRNGEMPSTSQVNVYVYTEIFKKYATDGKSIIYLGFSSALSGSLNSALLAKDMICEEIENADITVIDSRSASLGEGLLAYHANEMLKAGASKDEVVSWLETNKLRMNHWFTVDDLGHLKRGGRVSGAAAFVGTLLDIKPILQVDDEGRLIPVSKVKGRKKSLKTLFEMLQENIVSPEEQVIAISHGDCIEDAEYLKEMILKEYKVKDVIINEVGPVIGSHSGPGTVALFFMGNKR, encoded by the coding sequence ATGGATACAGTGCTTTTGATTGATTCCTGTACAGACCTTCCACGCAGTTATGTGGAGAAGAATGAGATACCTGTTGTAAATCTTGTTTGCAACTTCAAGGGTCAAGAGTACAAGGACGATTTTGGGAAAACTCTCAGCTATAAAGAATTCTATGCTGCGGTGAGAAATGGTGAAATGCCTTCCACTTCACAGGTTAATGTTTATGTCTATACAGAAATCTTTAAAAAATATGCAACAGACGGAAAATCGATTATTTATCTTGGATTCTCTTCCGCGTTGAGTGGAAGTCTTAACAGCGCATTACTTGCGAAGGATATGATCTGTGAAGAGATTGAGAATGCGGATATCACAGTTATCGACAGCAGAAGTGCTTCCCTCGGTGAAGGGCTATTGGCATATCATGCAAATGAAATGCTAAAAGCAGGGGCTTCCAAGGATGAGGTAGTAAGCTGGCTTGAGACAAATAAGCTCAGAATGAATCATTGGTTTACTGTAGATGACCTGGGACATCTGAAAAGAGGGGGAAGAGTATCGGGGGCAGCCGCTTTTGTAGGCACACTGCTTGATATAAAGCCTATTCTTCAGGTTGATGATGAGGGAAGGCTGATACCTGTGTCCAAGGTTAAGGGCAGGAAAAAGTCTTTGAAGACTCTTTTTGAAATGCTTCAGGAGAATATAGTGTCCCCAGAGGAGCAGGTAATTGCAATTAGCCATGGGGATTGCATCGAAGATGCTGAATACCTGAAGGAAATGATACTGAAGGAGTATAAGGTTAAGGACGTAATAATAAATGAGGTAGGACCTGTTATAGGCTCCCATTCAGGCCCTGGCACAGTTGCTCTGTTTTTTATGGGGAATAAAAGATAA
- a CDS encoding MFS transporter, with product MSRIKNLLSPYMGLPKEIYIIFASRIVNAMGCFVMPLMTIIMTDRIGLSKETTGFYLSLNSLVFPLASMLGGKLADSFGRKGLIIVFDTLAALLYLSCGFIEPSMSLIYVILAASACMSVAGPSHDSLIADLTTPENREGAYALSYLGWNIGFAVGPMLGGFLYRSYLPLVFIGDAATALMSISLIFFFVKETIGTTREEIADESRKLERREEGSIISVLLRRPMLIYFAIIAFGYNFAYSQWTFLMPIHSMQNFGGFGAQYFGWMASLNGLVVILFTPILTKLTVRMKGMRKMVYGILLYAIGFGMLGVLNTLSYFFLSVFIFTLGEILLSISVMPFIVNHTPASHRGRMNAVLPTIMGMGYAIGPMTMGRILNYSSVESAWLILGGLTAISAAFMFGLEKYDDWASAKVEESEEAMEA from the coding sequence ATGTCTAGAATCAAAAATCTGCTAAGTCCTTACATGGGCTTACCCAAGGAAATTTATATCATATTCGCTTCACGAATAGTGAATGCTATGGGCTGCTTTGTTATGCCGCTGATGACAATAATTATGACTGACAGAATAGGTTTGTCTAAGGAGACTACGGGCTTTTACCTGAGTTTGAACAGCTTGGTTTTTCCGTTGGCTTCCATGCTTGGAGGAAAGCTTGCAGACTCTTTCGGCAGAAAGGGCCTGATAATAGTGTTTGATACGCTGGCAGCTCTGCTGTATCTATCCTGCGGGTTTATAGAACCATCTATGTCGCTTATATATGTGATTCTGGCAGCAAGTGCATGCATGAGTGTTGCCGGACCATCACATGATTCCCTAATAGCTGATTTGACTACTCCTGAGAATAGAGAGGGCGCATATGCCTTAAGCTATCTGGGCTGGAACATAGGCTTTGCAGTCGGTCCAATGCTGGGAGGCTTTTTATACAGAAGCTACCTGCCCCTTGTATTCATAGGAGATGCAGCCACTGCCTTGATGTCAATAAGCCTGATATTCTTCTTTGTCAAAGAGACCATAGGCACGACCAGAGAGGAGATAGCAGACGAAAGCAGAAAGCTTGAAAGAAGAGAAGAAGGCTCGATAATATCAGTACTGCTGAGAAGACCTATGCTAATTTATTTTGCTATTATTGCCTTCGGGTATAACTTCGCATATTCCCAATGGACCTTCCTGATGCCGATACATTCCATGCAGAACTTTGGCGGCTTTGGTGCCCAGTATTTTGGTTGGATGGCAAGCTTGAACGGCTTGGTGGTTATACTGTTTACACCTATTCTCACCAAGCTGACTGTAAGAATGAAGGGCATGAGGAAGATGGTCTATGGGATACTGCTGTATGCCATAGGTTTTGGAATGTTAGGAGTACTCAACACACTGTCTTACTTCTTCCTGTCGGTTTTCATTTTTACTTTGGGAGAGATATTGCTTTCTATAAGCGTTATGCCATTTATCGTAAACCATACACCGGCATCCCACAGGGGCAGGATGAATGCTGTGCTGCCTACAATAATGGGCATGGGCTATGCAATCGGGCCAATGACTATGGGCAGGATACTTAATTACTCAAGTGTGGAAAGCGCATGGCTCATATTGGGAGGACTCACTGCAATATCTGCCGCATTCATGTTCGGCCTTGAAAAATACGACGATTGGGCCAGCGCTAAAGTGGAAGAGTCAGAAGAAGCAATGGAAGCATAG
- a CDS encoding MATE family efflux transporter, with product MKLANLFNDRHFFSQMFRIALPIAAQNLALSSLNLVDNIMIGGLGETAIAGVGLANQYFFLLNLLLFGIVSGSSIFTAQFWGSKDIKNIRKVLGLCIITGGTGAFLFSIGGFFFPTEILGIFSKDPGVIQLGTEYLRIVLFSYVITAVTFAYSFILRSTGNVKTPLVVSVIALGINTVLNYLLIYGYWGLPRLGVAGSAVATVIARVIELTMLLWIVYSKKDVVAASIREMTDMTAGFVKQFFKVTLPVILNESMWALGVTMYAIAYARMGTDAIASINISSTVERIVWVIFMGFGNACAVMIGHKIGSGDDKLVFAYAKRFAIIGPAAAMLAGFFVILISPWVLTPYKVSPIVLEYAQRNLIVYCLFMWAKVFNYINIVGILRSGGDTTFCLMLDTGGVWLVGVPLVFLGGLVFHLPIYWVYALVQVEEIIKLIIGIPRLASKKWINNLAVNMNK from the coding sequence ATGAAGCTTGCTAATTTGTTCAATGACAGACATTTCTTTTCGCAGATGTTTAGGATAGCTCTGCCGATAGCAGCACAGAACCTAGCGCTTTCATCCCTGAATCTGGTTGACAATATAATGATAGGGGGTCTGGGCGAGACTGCTATCGCAGGTGTAGGACTTGCAAACCAATACTTTTTCCTCCTGAATCTTCTGCTTTTTGGTATTGTCAGTGGTTCATCCATTTTTACAGCGCAGTTCTGGGGCAGCAAGGATATCAAGAATATAAGAAAGGTCTTGGGGCTTTGCATCATAACCGGAGGAACAGGTGCGTTTCTCTTCTCTATAGGCGGTTTCTTCTTCCCTACTGAAATACTGGGGATATTCTCCAAAGATCCAGGTGTAATCCAGTTGGGGACTGAATACTTAAGGATTGTACTCTTCAGTTATGTTATCACCGCTGTTACCTTTGCCTACTCCTTTATTTTAAGAAGCACAGGCAATGTAAAAACTCCTTTGGTTGTCAGTGTTATCGCACTGGGAATCAACACGGTTCTAAATTACCTGCTTATATACGGCTATTGGGGATTGCCCCGGTTGGGAGTGGCTGGGTCAGCAGTTGCTACGGTCATTGCCAGAGTTATAGAACTGACTATGCTGCTTTGGATTGTATATTCAAAAAAGGATGTGGTAGCCGCCTCCATAAGAGAAATGACTGATATGACAGCTGGCTTTGTAAAACAGTTCTTCAAGGTTACTTTACCGGTAATTCTAAATGAGTCAATGTGGGCTTTGGGAGTGACAATGTATGCAATCGCATATGCGAGAATGGGTACAGATGCAATTGCATCAATCAATATATCCAGTACCGTTGAGAGAATTGTATGGGTAATATTCATGGGCTTCGGTAATGCCTGTGCTGTAATGATAGGTCATAAAATAGGCTCTGGGGATGATAAGTTAGTTTTTGCATATGCAAAACGTTTCGCAATAATTGGACCTGCTGCTGCCATGCTGGCCGGATTCTTTGTCATACTAATTTCCCCATGGGTGCTTACTCCATACAAGGTATCGCCTATCGTACTGGAATATGCGCAGAGAAATCTTATAGTATACTGCCTTTTCATGTGGGCCAAGGTATTCAATTATATCAATATAGTCGGAATATTAAGAAGCGGTGGAGATACAACCTTCTGCCTAATGCTGGATACCGGCGGGGTATGGCTGGTGGGTGTGCCGCTGGTGTTCCTGGGTGGACTTGTGTTCCACCTTCCCATATACTGGGTCTATGCACTGGTTCAAGTAGAAGAGATAATAAAGCTGATAATCGGAATTCCGAGATTGGCATCTAAGAAATGGATAAACAATCTGGCAGTAAATATGAATAAATAG
- a CDS encoding cyclic nucleotide-binding domain-containing protein: MKRITDKNLLEAYIGEFGLDSLFQKDMRPFMSLMSYERGECICNTGDELNYFYFNVKGKLKVYTLMENGKSLLLRFNKPLSILGDVEFMSGYKIKCNVDSLNESHLIGIRLDDIRKYAADDPVFLSYVIKNLGYKLYTISNSTSINLLYSLEKRFASYIISISSEESSSKGINEIKTTSMTEMATLLGTSYRHLNRVIRELADKGIVGKRNGNISVLDYAALKELSGGLLYE; encoded by the coding sequence ATGAAAAGGATCACCGATAAGAACCTACTCGAAGCCTATATCGGGGAATTCGGCTTAGATTCATTGTTCCAAAAGGATATGCGGCCTTTTATGAGCCTTATGAGCTATGAAAGAGGGGAGTGCATCTGCAATACCGGAGATGAGCTGAATTACTTTTATTTCAATGTAAAAGGCAAGCTCAAGGTATATACGCTGATGGAAAATGGCAAATCCCTGCTTCTTAGGTTCAATAAGCCCTTAAGCATACTTGGCGATGTGGAGTTCATGTCAGGCTATAAGATAAAGTGCAATGTTGATTCACTTAATGAATCCCATCTAATTGGGATAAGGTTGGATGACATTCGCAAATATGCAGCAGACGATCCGGTTTTTCTCAGCTATGTAATTAAGAATCTGGGGTATAAGCTATATACGATATCCAACAGTACCTCAATAAACCTGCTGTATTCCCTCGAAAAGAGGTTTGCCAGCTATATTATCTCAATCTCAAGTGAAGAAAGCAGCTCCAAGGGTATAAATGAGATAAAGACAACAAGCATGACTGAGATGGCGACGCTTCTGGGCACAAGCTACAGGCACCTGAATAGGGTCATAAGGGAGCTTGCAGATAAGGGGATAGTAGGAAAAAGGAACGGAAATATATCTGTGCTGGATTATGCAGCCTTGAAAGAGCTTTCCGGCGGTCTTCTATACGAGTAA
- a CDS encoding tocopherol cyclase family protein, protein MLKLTKVWKPEVYQGRQHPKKYFEGWYFKIVNKDEDSIYALIPGVSYGIDGSKPHSFIQLIDGKSCKSLYQTYDIHDFHYSKDNFRLWIGANYFSSGVVDIDLAADSFSLKGRLNFENSAPWPVSLFSPGIMGWYAFVPFMECYHGIISMKHDISGSLAINNRSVDFTGGRGYMEKDWGRSFPSSWIWMQSNYFENPNVFFTASIARIPWFGKFFTGLIAGLSINGKLYRFATYTGARIEQLSHQSGNIRIRISDKHIYLEIHTRESNSGKLYSPRNGSMEDVIDESMSSEIKVTLGQVAYGNRKIIFEGTGRNSGLEIVGDIAELQPH, encoded by the coding sequence ATGTTAAAGCTCACGAAAGTCTGGAAGCCTGAAGTATACCAAGGAAGGCAGCACCCTAAAAAGTATTTTGAGGGATGGTATTTCAAGATAGTTAATAAAGATGAGGACAGTATATATGCACTTATACCCGGAGTATCCTACGGAATTGACGGGAGCAAACCCCACTCATTTATCCAGCTCATTGATGGGAAAAGCTGCAAATCTCTCTATCAAACTTATGATATCCATGATTTTCACTACTCCAAAGACAATTTCAGGCTATGGATAGGTGCTAATTATTTCTCTTCTGGAGTGGTCGATATAGATTTAGCTGCGGACAGCTTTAGCTTAAAGGGGAGGCTTAACTTCGAAAATTCAGCCCCTTGGCCAGTTTCTCTCTTTTCCCCGGGCATAATGGGCTGGTACGCCTTTGTACCCTTTATGGAATGCTATCATGGCATAATCAGCATGAAGCACGATATAAGCGGCAGCCTTGCAATAAACAATAGAAGTGTGGATTTTACGGGTGGCAGAGGCTATATGGAAAAGGATTGGGGAAGGTCCTTCCCAAGCTCCTGGATCTGGATGCAGTCTAACTATTTTGAAAACCCCAATGTTTTCTTCACAGCATCAATAGCACGGATACCTTGGTTTGGCAAGTTCTTTACAGGTTTAATTGCGGGCCTTTCAATCAATGGAAAGCTTTATAGATTTGCTACCTACACCGGGGCACGGATAGAGCAGCTCTCACATCAGTCGGGCAACATCCGCATCCGCATCAGTGACAAACATATTTATCTTGAAATACATACCCGCGAGTCAAACTCAGGAAAGCTTTATTCACCACGCAACGGTTCAATGGAGGACGTCATCGACGAAAGCATGTCATCGGAAATCAAGGTTACCCTTGGGCAGGTCGCTTACGGTAATAGGAAAATTATATTTGAAGGTACAGGACGTAATAGTGGCCTCGAAATAGTCGGAGATATAGCTGAGCTGCAGCCGCATTAA